In one window of Leptospira sp. WS92.C1 DNA:
- a CDS encoding thioredoxin family protein, whose amino-acid sequence MSLLESEKIPLGSVLPFFCLPDPKGKIHSSDHLFGSTGLLLVITCNHCPYAQAIWPRLIRFAGEILSLGVKTVAINPNIHPGYPEDSPEVMTQKIGEWGIDFPYLVDESQEVAKNLKATCTPDIYLYDSDRKLFYHGRMDDNWKNEKQISRRELEYAVHQLVKGNPSPINQMPSMGCSIKWRE is encoded by the coding sequence ATGTCCCTTCTTGAATCAGAAAAAATACCTTTAGGAAGCGTTTTGCCTTTCTTTTGCTTACCCGATCCTAAGGGCAAAATTCATTCTTCCGATCATCTTTTTGGATCCACCGGTTTATTGCTGGTGATCACTTGCAATCATTGTCCTTATGCACAGGCGATTTGGCCTCGACTCATTCGGTTTGCTGGAGAAATCCTTTCGCTAGGAGTAAAAACCGTTGCGATCAATCCGAACATTCATCCCGGTTATCCCGAAGATTCTCCGGAGGTTATGACCCAAAAGATTGGGGAATGGGGAATCGATTTTCCGTACTTAGTGGACGAGAGTCAGGAAGTTGCAAAAAATCTAAAGGCAACATGCACGCCGGATATCTATCTTTATGACTCGGATCGGAAACTTTTTTATCATGGGCGAATGGATGATAATTGGAAGAATGAAAAACAGATTTCCCGTAGGGAATTGGAATACGCGGTTCATCAGCTTGTAAAAGGAAATCCGTCTCCGATCAATCAAATGCCTTCTATGGGTTGTTCCATTAAATGGAGGGAATAA
- a CDS encoding DUF1499 domain-containing protein, which translates to MKNPLFETSFVTDLSQYREKSNTRKLKEILNSSLNLYRIFFENFQFEKRFYLLILLFLVQCTGTRPIALGVQNGKLGICPETPNCVGSFVAATDPEHFISPLSYTGTPDEAMIKLKTVIREYPRTQIIKEESNYLYVEFTSFFWRFVDDVEFLVDSKTSKIQVRSASRLGKSDLGVNRKRIESIRKEFDLK; encoded by the coding sequence ATGAAAAACCCATTGTTTGAGACTTCTTTTGTCACAGACCTATCTCAATACAGAGAAAAGTCTAACACGCGTAAACTGAAAGAAATCTTAAATTCTTCTTTGAATTTATACCGGATTTTTTTCGAAAATTTTCAGTTTGAAAAACGATTCTATCTTTTGATTCTTTTATTTTTAGTTCAATGTACCGGAACAAGACCAATCGCTCTCGGAGTACAAAACGGAAAATTAGGGATCTGTCCGGAAACCCCCAATTGTGTAGGTAGTTTTGTCGCAGCTACGGATCCGGAACACTTCATTTCACCCTTAAGTTATACCGGAACTCCCGACGAAGCTATGATAAAGCTGAAAACCGTAATCAGAGAGTATCCAAGAACTCAAATTATAAAAGAAGAAAGTAATTATCTTTATGTAGAATTTACGAGTTTTTTTTGGAGGTTTGTAGATGATGTGGAATTTTTAGTCGATTCTAAGACTTCTAAAATCCAAGTTCGCTCTGCGTCTCGTTTGGGCAAGTCCGATCTTGGAGTCAATCGTAAGAGAATTGAATCAATTCGAAAAGAGTTCGATTTAAAATAA
- a CDS encoding DUF1564 domain-containing protein, producing the protein MGKIYLNTECKIQSVLVESRTEVETILFPKSYLDTLTKEQRKVLPKRILPLLRRYQKFLLSKRRINSKARKTLYQKNQGKLIRINMRIDTGVWAILGAISAAHGVSRCFMVNYLLWLESVGVGDSIDQALNVGCPTFHNHYSYIWHLDLVKNRAFRWIEFNPNPLSTR; encoded by the coding sequence ATGGGGAAAATCTATTTAAACACGGAATGTAAGATCCAATCTGTCTTAGTGGAATCCAGAACGGAAGTCGAGACCATTCTTTTTCCGAAATCGTATCTCGATACATTGACGAAAGAACAAAGAAAAGTTCTTCCAAAACGGATTTTACCCCTCCTTCGAAGATATCAAAAATTTCTGTTGTCAAAGAGAAGAATCAATTCTAAAGCTCGGAAAACGTTGTATCAAAAAAATCAAGGAAAACTGATCCGTATCAATATGAGGATTGATACGGGAGTCTGGGCGATTCTTGGTGCGATTTCGGCGGCTCACGGTGTATCCCGATGTTTTATGGTGAATTATTTGCTTTGGCTGGAGAGCGTTGGAGTCGGGGACTCTATCGATCAAGCTTTGAATGTGGGATGTCCAACCTTTCACAATCACTACAGCTATATCTGGCACCTCGATCTTGTGAAAAACAGGGCATTTCGGTGGATAGAATTCAATCCTAATCCCCTAAGCACCCGTTAG
- the carB gene encoding carbamoyl-phosphate synthase large subunit produces the protein MPRREDIRSVLILGSGPIVIGQACEFDYSGTQAAKALKEKGIRVILLNSNPATIMTDPDLADATYVEPMTVQVVQKILEKEKPDAILPTVGGQTALNLALACNTAGLLEKYNVELIGAKVDAIKKAEDRELFKKAMQKIGVRVPNSGLANNLKDAEEIKKKLGLPLIVRPAFTLGGTGGGIAFTEETFEEVVSRGLKASPISQVLLEESVLGWKEFELEVMRDLADNVVIICSIENIDPMGVHTGDSITVAPQQTLSDKEYQNLRDMSIAIIREIGVETGGSNIQFAVNPENGDVIVIEMNPRVSRSSALASKATGFPIAKIAALLSIGYTLDEIKNDITRVTPASFEPSIDYVVTKIPRFAFEKFPGTDDTLGVQMKAVGEAMAIGRTFKESFQKALRSLETDRYGFGSDGYFQELLYSRSLNSGQRKEWIDSFLKRPNDKRIFYIKLALDEGYTVDRIHDLCKVDRWFLWQMEDLLNLEKEYESKGHSIFKKMKQAGFSNRQLAFLKNKKQILDLLDGGLRVDLKKTEIQNLLKKTEEEIESELESKKILPVYKRIDTCAGEFEAFTPYFYSSYDEEDESDVTPAKSVMILGGGPNRIGQGIEFDYCCCQASYALLDLGIESIMVNSNPETVSTDYDTSDRLYFEPLTLEDVYRIYQNEKPEGVIIQFGGQTPLKLAKDLEKKGVKILGTSPDSIDRAEDRKRFVEVLEKLNLNSPESGIATSMEEARAIAQKITYPVLVRPSYVLGGRAMLIINEEKELDRYMEKAEEISKDKPLLIDSFLEDAVEVDVDALCDGKDVFITGIMEHIEEAGIHSGDSACVLPPQTLSKKMMEEIRTATIALSLELQVKGLINIQYAVKEEVLYIIEVNPRASRTVPFVSKALGHPIVKYATRIMMGQSLKSLPLPKEMAFSQVSVKEVVLPFNKFPGVDTILGPEMRSTGEVMGIASTAGEAFLKSQYMAGDELPSQGTVFVSINDKTKLELLSYIKDLSELGFNLIATSGTHKFLSDNGILSSKINKVYDGIFPTALDYIRENKIHLIINTPLSRVTRDDSFTIRQAAIRFKVPCLTTSNAAKALIKGMVEMKNKGFTIHSLQEIHAMPKIF, from the coding sequence ATGCCTAGAAGAGAAGATATCCGCTCTGTACTCATCCTGGGTTCTGGTCCGATCGTAATCGGTCAAGCATGTGAATTCGATTACTCGGGAACTCAAGCCGCAAAAGCCCTCAAAGAAAAAGGAATTCGTGTAATTCTTCTTAATTCAAATCCCGCAACCATCATGACCGATCCGGATCTTGCGGACGCCACGTATGTGGAACCAATGACGGTTCAAGTGGTTCAGAAAATTCTTGAGAAAGAAAAACCGGATGCGATCCTTCCCACGGTCGGAGGTCAGACCGCACTCAATCTCGCTTTGGCTTGTAACACTGCCGGGCTTTTAGAGAAATACAACGTAGAGCTGATCGGCGCCAAAGTGGACGCTATAAAAAAAGCCGAGGACAGAGAACTCTTCAAAAAGGCCATGCAAAAAATCGGAGTGAGGGTTCCCAATTCCGGTCTTGCAAACAATCTTAAAGATGCGGAAGAAATTAAAAAAAAATTGGGTCTTCCCTTAATCGTTCGCCCCGCTTTTACACTCGGAGGAACGGGAGGCGGTATCGCTTTTACCGAAGAAACCTTCGAAGAGGTGGTATCAAGGGGATTGAAAGCTTCTCCGATCAGTCAGGTTCTTTTGGAAGAATCCGTTTTGGGTTGGAAAGAATTCGAACTCGAAGTAATGCGGGATCTTGCGGATAACGTAGTCATTATCTGTTCCATTGAAAACATTGATCCGATGGGAGTTCATACGGGTGATTCGATCACAGTGGCTCCGCAACAAACCCTTTCCGATAAGGAATATCAAAATCTCCGAGATATGTCCATCGCCATCATCCGCGAGATCGGTGTCGAAACGGGCGGATCCAATATTCAGTTTGCCGTCAATCCGGAAAATGGGGACGTGATCGTGATCGAGATGAACCCTCGGGTTTCCAGATCTTCGGCGCTGGCGTCCAAAGCGACCGGATTTCCGATCGCAAAAATAGCCGCCCTTCTTTCCATCGGATACACGTTAGACGAAATTAAGAATGATATCACTCGTGTGACTCCCGCATCCTTCGAACCTTCCATCGACTACGTGGTTACCAAAATTCCGCGGTTTGCTTTTGAAAAATTTCCGGGCACGGACGACACCCTCGGGGTTCAGATGAAGGCCGTTGGCGAGGCGATGGCGATCGGCAGAACATTTAAGGAGAGTTTTCAAAAAGCGCTTCGTTCTTTGGAAACGGACAGATACGGTTTCGGATCCGACGGATACTTTCAAGAATTATTATATTCTCGCAGTCTCAATTCCGGGCAACGAAAGGAATGGATCGATTCCTTTTTAAAACGCCCCAACGACAAGCGGATTTTTTATATCAAACTCGCGCTTGACGAAGGATACACCGTGGATCGGATCCACGACCTTTGTAAAGTGGACAGATGGTTTCTTTGGCAGATGGAAGATCTTCTCAATCTGGAAAAAGAATATGAATCCAAAGGACATTCGATTTTTAAAAAAATGAAACAGGCGGGTTTTTCCAACCGCCAGCTCGCTTTCCTAAAAAATAAAAAACAGATTCTCGATCTTTTGGACGGCGGACTTAGGGTGGATCTGAAAAAAACGGAAATTCAAAATCTTCTCAAAAAAACGGAAGAGGAAATCGAATCCGAACTCGAGTCTAAGAAAATTCTCCCGGTATACAAACGGATTGATACTTGCGCGGGGGAGTTTGAAGCATTCACACCTTATTTTTATTCTTCCTATGACGAAGAGGACGAATCCGATGTAACTCCCGCAAAGTCCGTGATGATTTTGGGAGGAGGTCCGAATCGCATCGGGCAGGGAATCGAATTTGACTACTGTTGTTGTCAAGCTTCCTATGCGCTTCTGGATTTAGGGATAGAGTCCATCATGGTCAATTCCAATCCGGAGACGGTTTCCACTGATTATGATACTTCCGATCGATTGTATTTCGAACCGTTGACTCTGGAAGACGTGTATCGTATTTACCAGAATGAAAAACCGGAAGGTGTGATCATTCAATTTGGCGGACAAACGCCTCTCAAACTCGCAAAGGATCTGGAAAAAAAGGGAGTGAAAATTCTCGGAACCAGTCCCGATTCCATAGACCGTGCCGAAGATAGAAAACGTTTCGTTGAAGTATTAGAAAAGTTGAATCTGAATTCTCCCGAAAGCGGGATTGCGACTTCCATGGAAGAAGCGAGAGCGATTGCACAGAAGATCACCTATCCGGTTCTGGTTCGTCCTAGTTATGTCTTGGGCGGAAGAGCAATGCTGATTATCAACGAAGAAAAAGAATTGGATCGTTATATGGAAAAGGCGGAGGAAATTTCAAAAGACAAACCGCTCCTGATCGATTCTTTTTTGGAGGATGCAGTCGAGGTCGATGTGGACGCACTCTGCGACGGAAAAGACGTTTTTATCACCGGAATCATGGAACATATCGAAGAGGCGGGAATTCATAGCGGAGATTCAGCCTGCGTTCTTCCTCCTCAAACACTTTCAAAAAAGATGATGGAAGAAATTCGTACCGCGACGATTGCGCTCTCTCTGGAACTTCAGGTAAAGGGTTTGATCAATATCCAATACGCGGTCAAAGAAGAAGTTTTATACATTATCGAAGTCAATCCGAGGGCCTCTCGGACGGTTCCGTTTGTTTCCAAGGCGCTTGGACACCCGATCGTAAAATACGCGACTCGAATCATGATGGGCCAATCTCTAAAAAGTCTTCCGCTTCCGAAGGAAATGGCTTTTTCACAGGTTTCCGTAAAAGAAGTCGTTCTTCCGTTTAACAAATTTCCGGGAGTGGATACGATTTTAGGACCCGAGATGCGTTCCACCGGAGAGGTGATGGGAATCGCTTCGACCGCGGGGGAGGCGTTTTTAAAATCGCAATATATGGCGGGCGACGAACTTCCTTCTCAAGGAACTGTGTTTGTGAGCATCAACGATAAGACGAAGTTGGAATTGCTTTCTTATATCAAGGATCTTTCGGAGTTGGGTTTCAATCTGATCGCTACTTCGGGAACTCATAAGTTTCTTTCCGATAACGGAATTTTATCCTCCAAGATCAATAAAGTCTATGACGGAATTTTTCCAACGGCTCTGGATTATATTCGTGAAAATAAGATTCATCTGATCATCAACACACCTCTGTCCAGAGTGACTCGGGATGACAGTTTTACGATCCGTCAGGCCGCCATTCGTTTTAAGGTTCCTTGTTTGACGACCTCGAATGCCGCCAAGGCGCTCATCAAAGGAATGGTGGAGATGAAGAACAAAGGATTTACGATTCATTCTCTTCAAGAGATTCATGCGATGCCGAAAATTTTCTAA
- a CDS encoding sulfatase, with product MKQLQNIFANTVFKVYLRFFTIGMGISFVTLILNSSFQIMGVDLSEFKSLFLSFLPLFIKDYIQTLLANGILFGAIGLLLSSPWFVRGSQEKSQESEVQNQSEFQDQTKKTMQNGKTERSSRKEFWSFGVFIFLLWCHSIISHPQIYGEFFFYRFPFLRFFLFFLTDWIRPEIPQTIALAILGISIVSYFVFLIADRAWSGAVCFFFFCFFSFYFHSLGNAIGIFIVTLVYLATIVFDLKLILGLAGVVLTIVIRNRLRFLFLFFVFCFSLICFHSFGNNPFGIFDKKKEGQTNFDFIPVTKKNPNILILSADSLRYDKMGYSQGKKGLTPHIDSLSKDSVIFQDHHTTIPRTFPAWADLLTGRLSFVHGIQDMFPDARDRSGLNRDGSETLPKLFSRLGYRTNVVSSFAGDIFPRADWGFQSVKAPIFHAGTLTAQRILETQIFLLPIITDSLPGSGEYFSSIRGLPSLGEDSKILPDLFEDVKESSNPFFTVFFSSVTHFPFSPPYPFYKKFTKTEYYGKFKYFKFVDPSDSSELSQADREQIRDLFQAGIASFDDSVGKIVERLKEKEIYDSTLIVLTSDHGESLFEADHSHGHGEHLRGEGVTHIPLLIKFPKSEGAGKKFSGISSSLDLFPTLLLFVLKNIADSPLKESLLEGLKNRSGRNLFSAVDSNSWKDDRFVYGETGIWFSDRGDHFFQKERIFYPNILRLHSIESGKIPFISIGDSYAKESVIVSKHRMLQNGTYKLIYIPSEDGVFWRCYDRIRDPWNTKPLPVSECGSLKESLNSFLIRSGKFKKAGEYLFPLSN from the coding sequence TTGAAACAACTTCAAAACATATTTGCAAATACCGTTTTCAAAGTCTATCTCCGATTTTTTACGATCGGAATGGGAATTTCTTTTGTGACTTTGATCCTGAATTCTTCGTTTCAGATTATGGGAGTGGATCTTTCGGAATTCAAATCGCTTTTTTTGTCCTTTTTACCTCTATTCATAAAAGATTATATTCAAACTTTGCTTGCAAATGGGATTCTTTTCGGTGCGATCGGCCTGCTTCTTTCTTCTCCATGGTTTGTCCGAGGATCGCAAGAAAAAAGCCAAGAGAGCGAAGTTCAAAATCAAAGCGAATTTCAAGATCAGACAAAAAAAACGATGCAAAACGGAAAAACGGAACGTTCTTCCCGAAAAGAATTTTGGAGTTTCGGAGTTTTTATTTTTCTTCTTTGGTGTCATTCGATTATCAGTCATCCACAGATCTACGGGGAATTTTTCTTTTATCGATTTCCGTTTCTGCGTTTCTTTTTATTTTTTCTGACGGATTGGATTCGCCCTGAAATTCCACAAACGATCGCTCTTGCGATTTTAGGAATTTCGATTGTTTCTTATTTTGTTTTTTTAATCGCGGATCGGGCCTGGTCAGGCGCAGTTTGTTTTTTCTTTTTTTGTTTCTTTTCGTTTTATTTTCATTCTTTGGGAAATGCGATTGGAATTTTCATCGTTACCTTGGTTTACCTTGCGACGATCGTCTTTGATCTTAAGCTCATTTTGGGATTAGCCGGAGTTGTTTTAACGATCGTGATTCGAAATCGTCTTCGATTTCTTTTTTTGTTTTTTGTTTTTTGTTTTTCTCTCATCTGCTTTCATTCGTTCGGCAACAATCCGTTTGGAATTTTCGATAAAAAAAAAGAGGGCCAAACAAACTTCGATTTTATTCCTGTCACAAAAAAAAATCCAAACATTCTGATCTTAAGCGCGGACAGTCTCAGGTATGATAAGATGGGATACTCTCAAGGTAAGAAAGGTTTGACTCCCCATATCGATTCTCTTTCTAAGGATTCTGTAATATTCCAAGATCATCATACTACGATTCCAAGAACCTTCCCGGCTTGGGCGGACTTGTTGACCGGTCGACTTAGTTTTGTTCATGGAATTCAGGATATGTTTCCGGATGCAAGGGATCGTTCGGGTCTGAATCGAGATGGTTCCGAGACTCTCCCGAAACTTTTTTCCAGACTTGGATATAGAACAAACGTGGTGTCTTCCTTTGCGGGCGATATTTTTCCCAGAGCGGACTGGGGGTTTCAATCCGTAAAAGCCCCGATTTTTCACGCGGGAACTCTTACAGCTCAGAGAATATTGGAAACTCAGATTTTTCTTTTACCGATTATAACCGACTCGCTTCCCGGTTCCGGAGAATATTTTTCTTCGATCCGCGGACTTCCGAGTTTGGGAGAAGATTCTAAAATTCTTCCGGATCTTTTTGAGGATGTTAAAGAAAGTTCGAATCCTTTTTTTACGGTATTTTTTTCTTCTGTGACTCATTTTCCATTCAGTCCTCCGTATCCGTTTTATAAGAAATTTACAAAAACAGAATATTATGGAAAGTTTAAATATTTTAAATTTGTAGATCCGAGCGATTCTTCGGAACTTTCGCAGGCAGATCGGGAGCAAATTCGAGACCTTTTTCAGGCGGGAATCGCTTCGTTTGACGATTCGGTCGGCAAGATTGTCGAACGTCTGAAAGAAAAAGAAATTTATGATTCGACCTTAATCGTTTTGACGAGTGATCACGGCGAATCCTTATTCGAAGCGGATCATAGTCATGGGCACGGCGAACATTTGCGAGGGGAGGGTGTGACCCATATTCCGCTTTTGATCAAGTTTCCGAAAAGCGAAGGTGCCGGGAAAAAATTTTCCGGAATCAGCAGTTCTTTGGATTTGTTTCCGACTCTTCTTTTATTTGTTCTAAAAAACATTGCGGACTCCCCTCTAAAAGAAAGTCTTTTGGAAGGATTGAAAAATCGATCGGGAAGAAATCTTTTCTCGGCTGTCGACTCGAACTCCTGGAAGGACGATCGTTTTGTTTATGGAGAAACCGGTATCTGGTTTAGCGATCGCGGGGATCATTTTTTTCAAAAGGAAAGAATCTTCTATCCGAATATTCTGCGATTGCATTCGATCGAATCCGGAAAAATTCCTTTTATCTCAATCGGTGATTCTTATGCAAAGGAGAGTGTGATCGTTTCCAAACACAGAATGTTGCAGAACGGGACTTATAAGCTGATTTATATTCCTTCCGAGGACGGGGTTTTTTGGCGTTGTTACGATAGAATTCGGGATCCTTGGAACACAAAACCTCTTCCGGTTTCCGAATGCGGCTCTTTGAAAGAATCTCTAAACTCCTTTTTGATCCGATCCGGAAAGTTTAAGAAAGCGGGAGAGTATTTGTTTCCACTTTCAAATTGA
- a CDS encoding RsmD family RNA methyltransferase: MSVLKVQTGKLKGKSILPPPAVAGHTNFTPAVIKKSLFDVLGSLILKGRLIPENSAFIDFFAGSGQMGLEAVSRGFGRAVLYELARERADTLRKFFEKIEGNHDIYRKDVFRFYDKLDIPEKSRVFFLDPPYSFWTKKNEKFKSLVDHLLKEETTVAVFVQSPVNPGWSDFETRKFGKNFLSFKMRGEDALEFKSSSEEDATNEETDSED; the protein is encoded by the coding sequence ATGAGCGTACTTAAGGTACAAACCGGCAAACTCAAGGGTAAGTCTATTTTGCCTCCTCCTGCGGTTGCGGGACATACGAATTTCACACCGGCCGTGATTAAAAAATCCCTGTTCGATGTTTTGGGGTCTTTGATTTTAAAAGGACGACTGATCCCAGAGAATTCTGCGTTTATCGATTTTTTTGCGGGTTCTGGACAGATGGGTTTGGAAGCCGTCAGCCGCGGATTCGGAAGAGCCGTTTTATACGAATTGGCTCGGGAGCGCGCGGACACTCTTCGAAAGTTTTTTGAAAAAATAGAGGGAAATCACGATATCTATCGCAAAGATGTATTCCGTTTTTATGATAAACTTGACATCCCCGAAAAATCCAGGGTTTTCTTTTTGGATCCCCCGTATTCTTTTTGGACTAAGAAAAATGAAAAGTTTAAAAGTCTCGTGGATCATTTGTTAAAGGAAGAAACGACCGTGGCCGTTTTTGTGCAGTCGCCCGTGAATCCCGGTTGGTCCGATTTTGAGACCCGCAAGTTCGGTAAGAATTTTCTGAGTTTTAAAATGAGAGGAGAGGATGCGTTGGAATTCAAATCTTCCTCGGAGGAAGACGCCACAAATGAGGAGACCGATTCGGAAGATTGA
- a CDS encoding response regulator has product MVKPETSQEIKSLYLVSIIEDNAHTALNLQELLSKSGDFQFLKHYTSAQQAILSLPDEVPDIVILDIGLPGKNGLECLKELRLKTLNTKYVIFTVFEDEEKIVEAIQGGASGYLLKDTPPALFLAELRVIVLGGAPLTARIADKIIREFTKKEETKITPLVNTLGLTERELQILNFVALGMTFPDIAEELDISSHTVSRHIEKIYKKMEVHSKSEAIIRGRRMGIIRDVPGYP; this is encoded by the coding sequence ATGGTAAAACCAGAAACATCGCAAGAAATCAAGTCCCTCTATTTGGTTTCCATCATCGAAGACAATGCCCATACTGCCCTCAATCTCCAGGAACTTTTATCCAAGTCCGGCGACTTTCAATTTTTAAAACATTACACAAGCGCTCAACAAGCCATTCTCTCTCTTCCCGATGAAGTTCCTGACATCGTCATTCTGGACATAGGGCTTCCCGGAAAAAACGGATTGGAATGTCTGAAAGAACTTCGGCTAAAAACACTGAATACAAAATATGTGATTTTTACCGTATTCGAAGACGAGGAAAAAATCGTAGAGGCGATCCAAGGAGGAGCCTCGGGTTATCTTCTTAAGGACACTCCTCCCGCGTTGTTTTTGGCGGAATTGAGAGTGATCGTTTTGGGAGGCGCGCCTTTGACTGCACGAATTGCGGACAAGATCATCCGAGAGTTTACAAAAAAAGAAGAGACCAAAATCACTCCGTTAGTAAACACACTTGGGCTTACCGAAAGAGAATTGCAGATTCTAAACTTTGTAGCCTTGGGGATGACCTTTCCTGATATCGCGGAAGAATTGGATATTTCCAGTCATACCGTAAGCAGACACATCGAAAAGATTTATAAAAAGATGGAAGTACACTCCAAATCCGAAGCCATCATACGGGGCAGAAGGATGGGAATCATCCGGGACGTTCCCGGATATCCTTAA
- a CDS encoding TonB-dependent receptor: MDKNRLYSEYSGIPEDDKRLIYASFLVLALCSFFTAHLLTRNMLWKILGSEPLVKMESNEEKEKIYEVLLEQDFVDKNIKDEYKALSNVDAAGAGGITKKEGFHSASPFREFVMGSVARRHSEEQKQQSLEKNDEKAFEVGIYKIDPVQTSNSQNTKQSAQSYGKMTKIPFNYRFEQDFLFRWDGSQALSIPRKKLAGYEYFKRMLKQIEGSFAPPGGGNFAYRDMAGTVIRAGISPGQVKVQFLLSEAGQVLDTRLISTQGQDIVGQACVDSIRGQNFGKVPDEVKAQGMIFGINFIFPEMRSR, translated from the coding sequence ATGGACAAGAACAGACTTTATTCTGAATATTCCGGGATACCCGAAGATGACAAAAGACTCATCTACGCTTCCTTTCTCGTCCTTGCTCTTTGTTCTTTTTTTACGGCTCATTTATTAACCCGCAACATGCTCTGGAAAATTCTCGGAAGCGAACCTTTGGTAAAGATGGAAAGCAACGAGGAGAAGGAAAAAATCTACGAGGTTCTTTTGGAACAGGACTTTGTGGATAAGAATATCAAAGACGAATATAAGGCGCTTTCCAATGTCGACGCCGCCGGCGCGGGAGGAATCACAAAAAAGGAAGGATTTCATTCCGCAAGTCCGTTTCGCGAATTTGTGATGGGCAGTGTGGCGAGAAGACATTCCGAAGAACAGAAACAACAGTCTTTGGAAAAAAACGACGAAAAAGCCTTCGAGGTTGGCATTTATAAAATCGATCCCGTGCAGACTTCCAATTCGCAGAACACAAAACAGAGCGCACAATCCTACGGAAAAATGACAAAAATTCCGTTTAACTATCGTTTTGAACAGGACTTTCTATTTCGTTGGGATGGAAGTCAGGCATTATCGATTCCCAGAAAAAAACTCGCCGGTTACGAGTATTTCAAACGAATGCTCAAACAGATCGAGGGAAGTTTTGCTCCTCCTGGCGGTGGGAATTTCGCATATCGTGATATGGCGGGAACGGTCATCCGAGCCGGAATTTCACCGGGTCAGGTCAAAGTTCAGTTTTTGTTAAGCGAAGCGGGACAGGTTTTGGATACTCGGTTGATTTCCACTCAGGGACAAGATATCGTTGGTCAGGCCTGTGTCGACTCGATCCGCGGACAAAATTTCGGAAAGGTTCCGGATGAAGTAAAAGCCCAAGGAATGATTTTCGGAATCAACTTTATCTTTCCGGAGATGCGCAGTCGTTGA
- the ruvB gene encoding Holliday junction branch migration DNA helicase RuvB, translated as MAKSHTLNPEEEFEEESGLRPSLLSEFIGQKEVLSNLSVYVQAAKKRKRALDHVLISGPPGLGKTTLAGIVSNELESRLTITSAPVITKGADLARLLTSMGENEILFIDEIHTLPKKLEEILYPAMENYMIDLVIGEGVTSQTVQIPLKPFTLIGATTRSGLISEPLKSRFGIQLRLDYYSDEEMKEIVLRSSKILGVSIAEDAALEIGKRSRKTPRIANHLLKRIRDFSEVEGHPSVKKELCLRAFDKMGIDDLGLDGMDRQILGCMIDRYKGGPVGLKAIAVVVGEEERTIEDTYESFMVRIGLINRTPAGRIATEKAYLQLKRMGDFPGNHGQEQTLF; from the coding sequence TTGGCGAAATCCCACACATTAAATCCTGAAGAAGAATTTGAAGAAGAGTCGGGCTTACGTCCTTCTCTTCTTTCCGAATTTATAGGCCAAAAAGAAGTCCTCAGCAATCTTTCTGTCTATGTCCAAGCCGCGAAAAAAAGAAAACGAGCCTTGGATCATGTTCTCATTTCTGGTCCGCCCGGATTGGGAAAGACCACGCTGGCCGGAATCGTCTCCAACGAACTCGAGTCCAGACTCACGATCACATCCGCCCCCGTAATCACCAAAGGCGCGGACCTGGCGCGATTGCTTACGAGTATGGGAGAAAATGAAATTCTATTCATAGACGAGATCCATACTCTTCCAAAAAAATTGGAAGAGATTCTCTACCCAGCGATGGAGAATTATATGATCGATCTCGTGATCGGAGAAGGTGTGACCTCACAAACGGTTCAGATTCCCCTCAAACCGTTTACTCTGATCGGCGCGACTACAAGGAGCGGTTTGATCAGCGAACCGCTCAAGAGTCGTTTTGGAATTCAACTCAGATTGGATTATTATAGCGATGAGGAAATGAAAGAGATCGTTCTTCGTTCTTCCAAAATTCTCGGAGTTTCCATCGCCGAGGACGCAGCTCTGGAAATCGGAAAACGTTCTCGAAAAACTCCAAGGATCGCAAATCATCTTTTAAAACGAATTCGAGACTTCAGCGAAGTCGAAGGACATCCTTCCGTCAAAAAGGAACTCTGCTTAAGAGCATTTGATAAGATGGGGATTGACGACTTGGGACTGGATGGTATGGATAGACAGATTCTCGGTTGTATGATCGATCGTTATAAAGGTGGCCCCGTCGGCTTGAAGGCGATCGCAGTGGTTGTGGGCGAGGAAGAAAGAACCATCGAGGATACATACGAATCCTTTATGGTTCGGATCGGACTGATCAATCGAACTCCCGCAGGACGTATTGCGACCGAAAAGGCGTATCTTCAATTAAAGCGGATGGGAGATTTTCCCGGAAACCATGGACAAGAACAGACTTTATTCTGA